A part of Geothrix oryzae genomic DNA contains:
- a CDS encoding TerC family protein, translating to MSWMTSPEAWIALLALTVLEIVLGIDNIIFISILAGKLPADRQAKARQTGLLLAMGMRIVLLMSIAWIVKLTNPLFQILGHGFSGRDLILLGGGLFLIAKSTHEIHHKLEGIEGASVKKVAPSFSGVLIQIMLLDIVFSLDSVITAVGMAQDLAVMVIAVVISVGVMMLAAKPIGDFVEAHPTLKILALSFLLLIGTTLVGESTGMHIPKGYVYFAMAFSLLVEMLNLRLRVKAKPVHLHSEWVEEPRRGPDLKP from the coding sequence ATGAGCTGGATGACCAGTCCCGAGGCCTGGATTGCCCTGTTGGCCTTGACGGTCCTAGAGATCGTCCTGGGCATCGACAACATCATCTTCATCTCGATCCTGGCCGGGAAGCTCCCTGCAGACAGGCAAGCCAAGGCGCGGCAGACCGGACTGCTGCTTGCGATGGGCATGCGCATCGTGCTGCTCATGTCCATCGCCTGGATCGTGAAGCTCACGAATCCGCTGTTCCAGATCCTGGGGCACGGATTCTCGGGGCGGGACCTCATCCTGCTCGGCGGCGGACTCTTCCTGATCGCCAAGTCGACGCACGAGATCCACCACAAGCTCGAAGGCATCGAAGGCGCGTCCGTGAAGAAGGTCGCCCCCTCCTTCTCGGGGGTCCTGATCCAGATCATGCTGCTCGACATCGTCTTCTCCCTCGACTCGGTGATCACCGCGGTCGGCATGGCCCAGGACCTCGCGGTCATGGTCATCGCCGTCGTCATCTCCGTCGGCGTGATGATGCTGGCGGCCAAGCCCATCGGCGATTTCGTCGAGGCGCACCCGACGCTGAAGATCCTCGCCCTCAGCTTCCTCCTCCTCATCGGCACCACGCTCGTGGGCGAGAGCACCGGAATGCACATCCCCAAAGGCTATGTCTACTTCGCGATGGCCTTCTCGCTGCTGGTGGAGATGCTGAACCTGCGGCTGAGGGTCAAGGCAAAACCCGTCCATCTGCACTCAGAATGGGTCGAAGAGCCGAGAAGAGGCCCGGACCTGAAGCCCTGA
- a CDS encoding NAD(+)/NADH kinase, translated as MPQRLILVAKVKSPHLGSTLREALPPFLERGWTVTGERALAEPWAMAGLDPARLTLDEELGASQPPAALCLVLGGDGTLLHAARRVGLRGTPILGINLGSLGFLTAHPVEGARAAVEAFLAGSLLPDVRPMLEAELWRGDELLARHTVLNDAVVAKGALARIMDMHLRVGAQDAGPIKADGLIVATPTGSTAYALSAGGPILHPSLEAFVIAPICPHTLTLRPSVVPADRPISITLEEAEDAHLTLDGQVGLKLLPGDQVRLRQAEARITLLQQPGLDFFALLQQKLHWGDR; from the coding sequence ATGCCCCAGCGACTGATCCTCGTGGCCAAGGTCAAATCCCCGCACCTGGGGTCCACCCTGCGCGAAGCGCTGCCCCCCTTCCTGGAGCGGGGCTGGACCGTGACCGGCGAGCGGGCCCTGGCCGAACCCTGGGCCATGGCGGGGCTGGACCCGGCGCGGCTCACCCTCGATGAGGAGCTGGGCGCCTCCCAGCCGCCCGCGGCCCTCTGCCTCGTGCTGGGTGGCGATGGCACGCTGCTCCATGCGGCCCGCCGCGTGGGCCTGCGGGGCACCCCGATCCTGGGCATCAACCTGGGTTCCCTGGGCTTCCTCACGGCCCACCCCGTCGAGGGCGCGCGCGCGGCTGTCGAGGCCTTCCTCGCCGGCTCGCTCCTGCCCGATGTGCGGCCCATGCTGGAAGCCGAGCTGTGGCGGGGGGACGAACTGTTGGCGCGCCACACCGTTCTGAACGACGCCGTCGTGGCCAAGGGCGCCCTCGCCCGCATCATGGACATGCACCTGCGGGTGGGCGCGCAGGACGCCGGCCCCATCAAGGCCGACGGGCTCATCGTGGCCACGCCCACGGGCTCCACGGCCTACGCCCTGTCCGCCGGCGGCCCCATCCTCCATCCCAGCCTCGAGGCCTTCGTCATCGCCCCCATCTGCCCGCACACCCTGACCCTGCGTCCCTCGGTGGTGCCCGCCGACCGCCCCATCTCGATCACCCTCGAAGAGGCCGAGGACGCCCACCTCACCCTGGATGGCCAGGTGGGCCTCAAACTGCTGCCCGGCGACCAGGTGCGCCTGCGCCAGGCCGAGGCCAGGATCACGCTGCTCCAGCAGCCCGGCCTCGATTTCTTCGCCCTGCTCCAGCAGAAGCTGCACTGGGGAGACCGGTAG
- a CDS encoding penicillin-binding protein 1A → MASLYRYPWGMASASATSSILSRHWLRRALVATAAVIAVGAAAFAVSWSVLSRDADSFLTLFALRVPKTITKVLDQNGNVIGIFAEEHRVVIPYGDIPKAFVNAVVATEDADFWGHSGVSGRGIARAGWNFVASFGRRREGGSTLTMQLIRTVTAKRQKRLDRKLKEIILARKLEKAYSKKQIMEMYANEVWFGGTRYGIEVAAQFYFGKSAPQLNVEECILLAGIINNPAYYNPYSNDPAIRRLVRSRRDHVVIRMAKEGYLKPQEASLLLERPIRLARENAHEEAVAPYAVEEVRKYLYEKYGREQVLNGGLEVTTTLDSFWQESANDAVRAGVKAVDRRRGFRKEGVQFVTDPETTQLNGWKRYLEPGDGVRGVILGWKGGKAQVRIGKATLEVPDTAFAWAGKDLQKLLPRGAAPLFTVKTAEDGTPKTLELDQDPSVEGSLLAVDPKTGEIRAMVGGYDFNRSKFNRTTQALRQVGSTMKAFVYGAAFTAGKTPATMVQDVPTRFLDTVDFLTVTNPDGTSEFKPLRSNVKPYEPKNYERDFWGPIPIWEALRDSRNVPAVRTLDDVGVLNVIDFARKCGITGTIPPYPSMALGSADLTLKEMVRGYATIANGGLQSPAPFLIKKVVDRNGRVLESHGGSATEQVLDPQSTFQLIQCLQGVATSGTGARSNEVGWPVAGKTGTTDDHTDGWFIGFSTRVVCGVWVGLDEKKTIFRGADGAKVALPIWIDFMKAALPTTPREEFQAPEGMEWADVDRYTGLLATSATSDRVLHLAFKPGTAPRSGSDAEAIQKVREARDKANGQPVEVRIWGRPKPVEEPKPVDLGASDPNA, encoded by the coding sequence ATGGCATCACTCTACCGCTATCCTTGGGGCATGGCTTCCGCGTCGGCGACCTCCTCCATCCTCTCCCGCCACTGGCTGCGCCGGGCCCTCGTGGCCACGGCCGCCGTCATCGCCGTGGGCGCTGCGGCCTTCGCTGTGTCCTGGTCCGTGCTGTCCCGCGATGCCGACAGCTTCCTCACGCTGTTCGCCCTGCGGGTGCCCAAGACCATCACCAAGGTGCTGGATCAGAACGGCAATGTCATCGGCATCTTCGCCGAGGAGCACCGCGTGGTGATCCCCTACGGGGACATCCCCAAGGCCTTCGTCAACGCCGTGGTGGCCACGGAGGATGCCGACTTCTGGGGGCACAGCGGCGTCTCGGGGCGGGGCATCGCCCGCGCCGGTTGGAACTTCGTCGCCAGTTTCGGCCGCCGCCGCGAGGGCGGCTCCACCCTCACCATGCAGCTCATCCGCACCGTGACGGCCAAGCGGCAGAAGCGCCTGGACCGCAAGCTCAAGGAGATCATCCTCGCCCGCAAGCTGGAGAAGGCTTACTCCAAGAAGCAGATCATGGAGATGTACGCCAACGAGGTGTGGTTCGGCGGCACCCGGTACGGCATCGAAGTGGCCGCGCAGTTCTACTTCGGGAAGAGCGCCCCGCAGCTGAATGTGGAGGAGTGCATCCTCCTGGCCGGCATCATCAACAACCCCGCCTACTACAACCCCTACTCCAACGACCCGGCGATCCGCCGGCTGGTGCGGAGCCGGCGGGACCATGTGGTCATCCGCATGGCCAAGGAAGGCTACCTGAAACCCCAGGAGGCGAGCCTGCTCCTGGAGCGGCCCATCCGCCTCGCCCGGGAGAACGCCCACGAGGAGGCCGTGGCTCCCTACGCGGTGGAAGAGGTCCGCAAGTATCTCTACGAGAAATACGGCCGCGAGCAGGTGCTGAACGGCGGTCTGGAGGTCACCACCACGCTGGACAGCTTCTGGCAGGAATCGGCCAATGATGCGGTGCGGGCCGGCGTCAAGGCCGTGGACCGCCGCCGAGGCTTCCGCAAGGAGGGGGTGCAGTTCGTCACGGACCCCGAGACCACCCAGCTGAACGGCTGGAAGCGCTACCTCGAGCCGGGCGACGGCGTCCGAGGCGTCATCCTCGGCTGGAAGGGCGGCAAGGCGCAGGTGCGCATCGGCAAGGCCACCCTCGAAGTACCCGACACCGCCTTCGCCTGGGCCGGCAAGGATCTCCAGAAGCTGCTGCCCCGGGGCGCCGCGCCGCTCTTCACGGTGAAGACCGCGGAGGATGGCACGCCGAAGACGCTGGAACTGGATCAGGACCCCTCGGTGGAGGGCTCTCTCCTGGCGGTGGATCCCAAGACCGGCGAGATCCGCGCCATGGTGGGCGGCTACGACTTCAACCGCTCCAAGTTCAACCGCACCACCCAGGCCCTGCGGCAGGTGGGTTCCACCATGAAGGCCTTCGTGTACGGCGCCGCCTTCACGGCCGGAAAGACACCCGCCACCATGGTCCAGGATGTGCCCACGCGGTTCCTCGACACCGTGGATTTCCTCACGGTCACGAATCCGGACGGCACCTCGGAATTCAAGCCCCTGCGTTCCAATGTGAAGCCCTACGAGCCCAAGAACTACGAGCGCGATTTCTGGGGGCCCATCCCCATCTGGGAAGCCCTGCGCGATTCGCGCAATGTGCCGGCGGTCCGCACGCTGGATGATGTCGGCGTCCTGAATGTCATCGATTTCGCGCGGAAGTGCGGCATCACCGGCACCATCCCGCCCTATCCCAGCATGGCCCTCGGGTCGGCCGACCTCACCCTGAAGGAGATGGTGCGCGGTTACGCCACCATCGCCAACGGCGGACTGCAGTCGCCTGCGCCCTTCCTGATCAAGAAGGTGGTGGACCGCAACGGCCGCGTGCTGGAGAGCCACGGCGGCAGCGCCACGGAGCAGGTGTTGGATCCGCAGAGCACCTTCCAGCTCATCCAGTGCCTCCAGGGCGTGGCCACCAGCGGCACCGGCGCCCGCAGCAACGAGGTGGGCTGGCCCGTGGCGGGCAAGACCGGCACCACCGACGACCACACCGACGGCTGGTTCATCGGCTTCTCCACCCGCGTGGTGTGCGGCGTGTGGGTGGGTCTGGACGAGAAGAAGACCATCTTCCGCGGGGCCGACGGCGCCAAGGTGGCCCTGCCCATCTGGATCGACTTCATGAAGGCGGCCCTCCCCACCACTCCGCGGGAGGAATTCCAGGCTCCGGAGGGCATGGAATGGGCCGATGTGGACCGCTATACCGGCCTCTTGGCGACCTCCGCCACCTCCGACCGGGTGCTGCACCTGGCCTTCAAGCCCGGCACGGCGCCCCGGTCCGGCAGTGACGCCGAGGCCATCCAGAAGGTGCGGGAGGCCCGTGACAAGGCCAACGGCCAGCCGGTGGAGGTTCGCATCTGGGGCCGCCCCAAGCCCGTGGAGGAACCCAAGCCCGTGGACCTGGGCGCCAGCGATCCGAACGCCTAG
- a CDS encoding DEAD/DEAH box helicase, which translates to MTFAALGCSEALLAALAKRGFETPMPVQAQTIKPGLEGRDLLVQSRTGSGKTLAFGLPLLQRLSDERHTQALILAPTRELAQQVGAELHTLVPKLPIANLVGGVAYPPQLRALQMGSPVVVGTPGRVKDHLDRGTLDLSRVSMIVLDECDEMLNMGFLEDVETILAKVPAGPQTYLFSATLPVPIAKLAKRFLKDPVQIQLAEAGESAVHADIAHTPVLVPDHQQVRALVNLLLRDQPSSALIFTKTKAQTEEVAEELTVSGLPAAFLHGDLAQATRTRILGQFKDGKLRYLVATDVAARGLDIEGLPLVVHVGIPTQLENYIHRSGRTGRAGAKGTSLALVGWKESRILLAWGRRGGLKLDWRAVPTPAEIREAQTAKLLEGIQGAASAALLSQAAQLLKDADPVRLVAGLLGLVQSEQSAGFDLPNEPERKAKPRFDSPRERKEGGPRPQRTYAERAAARGTERAPYGDGARPDSTFSKTRPDGSFKPRRDFEDKPRPYVKPKADAPSGPRKTWEDRPAAKDAPRPWKTAPAKTWKKKG; encoded by the coding sequence ATGACTTTTGCGGCCCTCGGCTGCAGCGAAGCCCTGTTGGCCGCCCTGGCCAAGCGCGGTTTCGAGACCCCCATGCCCGTCCAGGCCCAGACCATCAAGCCGGGCCTCGAAGGCCGCGACCTGCTGGTGCAGAGCCGCACCGGGTCCGGCAAGACCCTGGCTTTCGGCCTGCCCCTGCTGCAGCGCCTGTCGGACGAGCGCCACACCCAGGCCCTCATCCTCGCCCCCACGCGCGAGCTGGCCCAGCAGGTGGGCGCCGAGCTGCACACCCTCGTGCCCAAGCTGCCCATCGCCAACCTCGTCGGCGGCGTGGCCTACCCGCCCCAGCTCCGGGCCCTGCAGATGGGTTCGCCCGTGGTCGTGGGCACGCCGGGCCGGGTGAAGGACCACCTGGACCGCGGCACCCTCGACCTGAGCCGCGTGAGCATGATCGTCCTCGACGAGTGCGACGAGATGCTGAACATGGGCTTCCTCGAGGATGTGGAGACCATCCTCGCCAAGGTGCCCGCCGGCCCGCAGACCTACCTGTTCTCAGCCACCCTGCCCGTCCCCATCGCCAAGCTGGCCAAGCGGTTCCTCAAGGATCCCGTGCAGATCCAGCTGGCCGAGGCGGGCGAGTCCGCCGTCCACGCCGACATCGCCCACACGCCCGTGCTGGTGCCCGATCACCAGCAAGTGCGGGCGCTCGTGAACCTGCTGCTCCGCGATCAGCCCAGCTCCGCGCTGATCTTCACCAAGACCAAGGCCCAGACCGAGGAAGTCGCCGAGGAGCTGACGGTCTCGGGCCTGCCCGCGGCCTTCCTGCACGGCGACCTGGCCCAGGCCACCCGCACCCGCATCCTGGGGCAATTCAAGGACGGCAAGCTGCGCTACCTGGTGGCCACGGATGTCGCGGCCCGCGGTCTGGACATCGAGGGCCTCCCCCTGGTGGTGCATGTGGGCATCCCCACCCAGCTCGAGAACTACATCCACCGCAGCGGCCGCACGGGCCGCGCCGGTGCCAAGGGCACCAGCCTGGCCCTGGTGGGCTGGAAGGAGAGCCGCATCCTGCTGGCCTGGGGCCGCCGGGGCGGCCTCAAGCTCGACTGGCGCGCCGTGCCCACGCCCGCGGAGATCCGCGAGGCCCAGACCGCCAAGCTCCTGGAGGGCATCCAGGGCGCCGCCAGCGCGGCCCTGCTCAGCCAGGCCGCCCAACTACTGAAGGATGCCGATCCCGTTCGCCTGGTGGCGGGCCTGCTGGGCCTGGTCCAGTCCGAACAGTCCGCCGGTTTCGACCTGCCCAATGAGCCCGAGCGCAAGGCCAAGCCCCGCTTCGACTCACCCCGCGAGCGCAAGGAGGGCGGCCCCCGCCCCCAGCGAACCTATGCCGAACGCGCGGCGGCGCGCGGGACCGAACGCGCCCCTTACGGCGACGGCGCCCGCCCCGATTCCACCTTCTCCAAGACCCGTCCCGACGGCAGCTTCAAACCCCGCCGCGACTTCGAGGACAAGCCCCGTCCCTATGTGAAGCCGAAGGCTGACGCCCCCTCGGGCCCGCGCAAGACCTGGGAGGACCGCCCCGCCGCCAAGGACGCGCCGCGCCCCTGGAAGACGGCCCCCGCGAAGACCTGGAAGAAGAAGGGCTGA
- the vorB gene encoding 3-methyl-2-oxobutanoate dehydrogenase subunit VorB: protein MALKERPKPFLLPEYCKGCGRCLDACAKDCITLSDQINPLTGLVPVELDLANCNACGLCMDACPEPYGLRPAHEGEIQDFELEDPAKLFGVKPSDAPEPIDLPSEVLPLPRTEPLVIKGTYASALGALLAGCRHVYGYPITPSTEGAELMAKFLPKLDGTFIQAVSEVATVNMMYGTAGAGLPTMTFTSSPGFSLMLEGVSYMIGAELPGVFVDVMRGGPGLGNIAPEQSDIKLACHGLGHGNTHAITLAPATPQEMLDLTILAFELSFKYRNPVILLGDGYLGQMTGKVQLPETMIKPGIPKWAVYGDAMHRKNVITSIFLTETDLEAHNVHLNAKYEAMKVEARSESFLCDDAEVVLIACNTPARTAKGAVQDLRNQGVKAGLFRPITLWPFPVEELKKAIHGTQRIVVVEASAGQLEDEVRLALSKAGVRQFPEIESVRRMGGILPQQSEIMTRVLGQKEVLA, encoded by the coding sequence ATGGCTCTCAAAGAACGACCCAAACCCTTTCTGCTGCCGGAGTATTGCAAGGGCTGCGGCCGGTGCCTCGACGCCTGCGCCAAGGACTGCATCACGCTCAGCGACCAGATCAACCCCCTGACGGGCCTGGTGCCCGTGGAGCTGGACCTGGCCAACTGCAACGCCTGCGGTCTGTGCATGGACGCCTGCCCCGAGCCCTACGGCCTGCGCCCCGCCCATGAGGGCGAGATCCAGGACTTCGAACTCGAGGATCCGGCCAAGCTCTTCGGTGTGAAGCCCAGCGATGCGCCCGAGCCCATCGATCTGCCTTCCGAAGTCCTGCCCCTGCCCCGCACGGAGCCCCTGGTCATCAAGGGCACCTACGCGTCGGCCCTGGGCGCCCTGCTGGCCGGTTGCCGCCATGTCTACGGCTACCCCATCACCCCCTCCACCGAGGGCGCCGAGCTGATGGCCAAGTTCCTGCCCAAGCTCGACGGCACCTTCATCCAGGCCGTCAGCGAAGTGGCCACGGTGAACATGATGTACGGCACCGCCGGCGCGGGGCTGCCCACCATGACCTTCACCTCCTCGCCGGGCTTCAGCCTGATGCTGGAAGGCGTCTCCTACATGATCGGCGCCGAACTGCCGGGCGTCTTCGTGGATGTCATGCGCGGCGGGCCGGGCCTGGGCAACATCGCTCCCGAGCAGTCCGACATCAAGCTGGCCTGCCACGGCCTGGGCCACGGCAACACCCACGCCATTACCCTGGCCCCTGCCACGCCCCAGGAGATGCTCGACCTCACCATCCTGGCCTTCGAGCTGAGCTTCAAGTACCGCAACCCCGTGATCCTGCTGGGCGACGGCTACCTGGGCCAGATGACGGGCAAGGTGCAGCTGCCCGAGACCATGATCAAGCCCGGCATTCCCAAGTGGGCGGTCTACGGCGATGCCATGCACCGCAAGAATGTCATCACCTCGATCTTCCTCACGGAGACCGATCTCGAGGCGCACAATGTGCACCTCAATGCGAAGTACGAGGCCATGAAGGTCGAGGCGCGCTCCGAATCCTTCCTGTGCGACGACGCCGAAGTGGTCCTCATCGCCTGCAACACGCCGGCCCGCACGGCCAAGGGCGCCGTGCAGGACCTGCGCAACCAGGGCGTCAAGGCCGGCCTCTTCCGGCCCATCACCCTCTGGCCCTTCCCCGTGGAAGAGCTGAAGAAGGCCATCCACGGCACCCAGCGCATCGTGGTGGTCGAGGCCAGCGCCGGGCAGCTGGAGGATGAGGTGCGCCTCGCCCTCAGCAAGGCCGGCGTCCGTCAGTTCCCCGAGATCGAATCGGTCCGCCGCATGGGCGGCATCCTGCCCCAGCAGAGCGAGATCATGACCCGGGTCCTGGGTCAGAAGGAGGTGCTCGCATGA
- a CDS encoding 2-oxoacid:acceptor oxidoreductase family protein produces MSKASVFYDKFERHSHGEGLKGHATHYCPGCGHGLAHKYLAEAIDELGIQDRTVAISPVGCSVFLYYYFDVGNSQAAHGRAPVVALGHKFANPESVVISYQGDGDLASIGLAETIATAQLGAPITVIFINNAIYGMTGGQMAPTTLMGQSSSTSPAGRNEYNGQPMKMAEIIAGLDGPVYVERVALFDAKQRIKAKKAIQKAIKLQVEGRGYSFIEVLAECPTHLKMDPEATAKWVKECMEPVYPLGVKKDITVEPWFKRNPPCFKGEKLLSLAGATSEHSDRFCQGFPTHLDAQDISLKLAGSGGDGAQTAAMLIARAAISEGFDATHIPSYGPESRGGTSYADVHVAKDEVLNPGSPDPQVLIAFNTPSLVKFGPTVRKGGFVIYDSSVVTEAPVLDPSIKVFPVPFTGIATDLGKAVVKNIVALGALQAATGIFPKDTLLTAIRVALKDKCALIPLNEEAFAWGIKSVEALDK; encoded by the coding sequence ATGAGCAAGGCCAGCGTCTTCTACGACAAGTTCGAGCGCCACTCCCACGGCGAGGGCCTGAAGGGCCACGCCACCCACTACTGCCCCGGCTGCGGCCACGGGCTGGCCCACAAGTACCTGGCCGAGGCCATCGACGAGCTCGGCATCCAGGACCGCACGGTGGCCATCAGCCCCGTGGGCTGCTCCGTGTTCCTCTACTACTACTTCGATGTGGGCAACAGCCAGGCCGCCCACGGCCGCGCCCCCGTGGTCGCCCTCGGCCACAAGTTCGCCAACCCCGAGAGCGTGGTCATCAGCTACCAGGGTGACGGCGACCTGGCCTCCATCGGCCTGGCCGAGACCATCGCCACCGCCCAGCTCGGCGCCCCCATCACCGTCATCTTCATCAACAACGCCATCTACGGCATGACCGGTGGCCAGATGGCCCCGACCACCCTGATGGGCCAGTCCAGCTCCACCAGCCCCGCGGGCCGCAACGAGTACAACGGCCAGCCCATGAAGATGGCCGAGATCATCGCGGGCCTCGACGGCCCCGTGTATGTGGAGCGCGTCGCGCTCTTCGACGCCAAGCAGCGCATCAAGGCCAAGAAGGCCATCCAGAAGGCCATCAAGCTCCAGGTGGAGGGCCGCGGCTACTCCTTCATCGAGGTGCTGGCCGAGTGCCCCACCCACCTGAAGATGGACCCCGAGGCCACCGCCAAGTGGGTCAAGGAGTGCATGGAGCCCGTCTATCCCCTCGGCGTGAAGAAGGACATCACCGTCGAGCCCTGGTTCAAGCGCAACCCGCCCTGCTTCAAGGGCGAGAAGCTCCTCAGCCTGGCCGGCGCCACCTCCGAGCACTCCGATCGCTTCTGCCAGGGCTTCCCCACCCACCTCGACGCCCAGGACATCTCGCTGAAGCTGGCGGGATCCGGTGGCGACGGCGCCCAGACCGCAGCCATGCTCATCGCCCGCGCCGCCATCAGCGAGGGCTTCGACGCCACCCACATCCCCAGCTACGGCCCCGAAAGCCGCGGCGGCACATCCTACGCCGATGTGCATGTGGCCAAGGACGAGGTGCTGAACCCGGGCTCCCCCGATCCCCAGGTGCTCATCGCCTTCAACACGCCCAGCCTCGTCAAGTTCGGCCCCACGGTCCGCAAGGGCGGCTTCGTGATCTACGACAGCTCCGTGGTCACGGAGGCCCCCGTGCTGGATCCCAGCATCAAGGTCTTCCCCGTGCCCTTCACGGGCATCGCCACCGATCTGGGCAAGGCCGTGGTGAAGAACATCGTGGCCCTGGGCGCCCTGCAAGCCGCCACGGGCATCTTCCCCAAGGACACCCTCCTCACCGCCATCCGCGTGGCCCTGAAGGACAAGTGCGCCCTGATCCCCCTCAACGAAGAAGCTTTCGCCTGGGGCATCAAGTCGGTGGAAGCCCTCGACAAGTAG